The following proteins are encoded in a genomic region of Sulfurovum indicum:
- a CDS encoding molybdopterin-dependent oxidoreductase yields the protein MQIEMSRRKFLQGTVAMSIVGGSAVSATNLLAKDDKVEKKLTFTTKTGEAKELKLVPTLCEMCVNKCAAIARMEDGVVTKLDPNPMFPKSKNMLCPRGNAGIQALYDPDRLKYPLVRIGEKGDGKYKRVTWDEAYEAILNGTDRFKGLAAILEEEEDNRSTIGYCAGEGMAEHTYKVFMQDKLGSSNFVNHASICLQTTVSGYALTIGGYGQADLENANYVIMAGANRAEAIVTPDTMDLFKRTKGRGAKLIVVDPRFTNTASHADKWLPIEVGTDLAFVLALTYVAIEENIYNKKFVELNFNGFEEYKEHILTSKYTPEWAEKITGIRASDIRQVARDFMAAAPRAIYYQGRRTAWSKQDFQLRRAQAIFSAMGGGIDREGGIIFGKKLPLGKHNINTPMYDNAQERIDKKAAAIIGGSGSWIGWRNTILEEKAAYPVRSMFVYKQNPMLSIPNTAKTKQLFEKMDLVVVIDTMPSDTAMMADVILPECTYLEREDPVKSFGSAQPAIALRQKVIDPMYDTKPVIEIIRGLAEKVSRPLFEITKKFDSEVQDAIKERGEESVYKEDGFDLADAFRHSQEEINKHMVVEKYGEEAYKTLLKEGVYYPNMDKFWKQISNNEFQWYPKKERFYSVVEGEFKSDVFHDTCVDEKEIAVLKKEFKTPSGKVECVLPNLAKRGVSPMPSWDDTQFTQIPEGKFKFITGRHAQFTQNSSSNNVMLLELMPENYLWINKRVAESKGIKFGDNVEVKSKVGQITIKAYPTEKIGPNNLFFIHGFGADSDGLTFAKGNGAADNHIIEDIIEPVFGSAAMHETIVEVRKV from the coding sequence TTTATGTGAAATGTGCGTTAACAAATGTGCAGCGATTGCGAGAATGGAAGATGGAGTCGTTACTAAACTTGATCCAAATCCCATGTTCCCGAAATCGAAGAATATGCTTTGTCCAAGAGGAAATGCAGGGATACAGGCCTTGTATGATCCTGACAGGTTGAAGTACCCGCTTGTTCGTATCGGAGAGAAGGGTGACGGAAAATACAAAAGAGTTACCTGGGATGAGGCCTATGAGGCGATCTTGAATGGTACGGACAGATTCAAAGGTCTTGCTGCCATTCTGGAAGAAGAAGAGGACAACCGTTCCACTATCGGTTACTGTGCCGGTGAAGGTATGGCTGAGCATACGTATAAAGTATTTATGCAGGACAAACTTGGATCATCAAACTTTGTAAACCATGCTTCTATCTGTCTTCAGACAACTGTATCAGGATATGCTCTGACGATCGGTGGTTACGGACAGGCTGATCTGGAAAATGCCAACTATGTTATTATGGCCGGTGCGAACAGAGCAGAAGCGATTGTTACTCCAGATACAATGGATCTGTTCAAGAGAACAAAGGGAAGAGGTGCAAAATTAATAGTTGTTGATCCGCGTTTTACCAATACAGCGTCACATGCAGACAAGTGGCTTCCGATTGAGGTGGGTACAGACCTTGCTTTTGTTTTGGCATTGACATATGTTGCAATTGAAGAGAATATATATAACAAAAAGTTCGTTGAATTGAATTTCAATGGTTTTGAGGAATATAAAGAGCATATCCTAACAAGTAAATATACTCCTGAATGGGCTGAAAAAATAACAGGTATCAGGGCATCTGATATAAGACAGGTAGCCAGAGATTTTATGGCAGCAGCACCCAGAGCCATATATTATCAGGGCAGAAGGACTGCTTGGAGCAAACAGGATTTCCAACTTAGACGGGCTCAGGCTATTTTCTCTGCAATGGGTGGCGGTATTGACCGTGAAGGGGGTATTATCTTTGGTAAGAAACTTCCTTTGGGAAAACACAATATCAATACACCAATGTATGATAATGCACAAGAGAGAATTGATAAAAAAGCAGCGGCCATTATAGGCGGTTCGGGTTCTTGGATCGGTTGGAGAAACACTATTCTGGAAGAGAAGGCTGCCTATCCGGTAAGAAGTATGTTTGTTTATAAGCAGAACCCGATGTTGAGTATCCCTAATACTGCAAAAACAAAACAGCTGTTTGAAAAAATGGATCTGGTTGTTGTGATTGATACGATGCCTTCAGACACAGCGATGATGGCAGATGTTATTTTGCCTGAGTGTACCTACCTGGAGAGAGAAGACCCTGTCAAATCATTCGGTTCGGCACAGCCTGCTATTGCGTTGAGACAAAAAGTGATCGACCCAATGTACGATACGAAACCGGTAATTGAGATTATTCGCGGATTGGCAGAAAAAGTTTCCAGACCATTGTTTGAGATCACAAAAAAATTCGACTCTGAAGTACAGGATGCAATTAAAGAGAGAGGAGAGGAAAGTGTTTATAAAGAAGACGGGTTTGATCTCGCTGATGCCTTCCGACACTCTCAAGAAGAGATAAATAAACATATGGTTGTTGAGAAATATGGAGAAGAAGCATACAAAACATTATTGAAAGAAGGTGTGTACTACCCCAACATGGATAAATTCTGGAAACAAATATCAAACAATGAGTTCCAGTGGTATCCTAAAAAAGAAAGATTTTATTCCGTGGTTGAAGGAGAATTCAAGTCAGATGTTTTCCATGATACATGTGTGGATGAAAAAGAGATTGCTGTACTTAAAAAAGAGTTTAAAACACCATCAGGAAAAGTGGAGTGTGTACTTCCAAACCTGGCAAAGAGAGGTGTGTCACCTATGCCAAGCTGGGATGATACACAGTTTACTCAAATACCTGAAGGAAAATTCAAGTTCATCACCGGCCGTCATGCACAATTTACGCAGAACAGCTCATCGAACAATGTGATGCTTCTTGAGCTTATGCCGGAGAATTATTTATGGATCAATAAAAGAGTTGCTGAAAGCAAAGGTATTAAATTTGGTGATAACGTTGAAGTGAAAAGTAAGGTCGGTCAGATCACCATTAAAGCATATCCGACGGAGAAGATCGGTCCAAACAACCTGTTCTTTATTCACGGGTTTGGTGCAGATTCTGACGGACTTACTTTTGCGAAGGGGAATGGTGCTGCGGATAATCATATTATTGAGGACATTATTGAACCAGTCTTCGGTAGTGCAGCTATGCATGAAACAATTGTTGAAGTTAGAAAGGTGTAA